Proteins from a single region of Pseudomonas phenolilytica:
- the ispC gene encoding 1-deoxy-D-xylulose-5-phosphate reductoisomerase, with the protein MGCKVTRPLLVTVLGATGSIGLSTLDVVARHPERYQIFALTAFTRMADLHKLCLLHQPRYAVVAEEAQARVLQSELARDGVSTRVLVGEGGLCEVAAHPETDVVMAAIVGAAGLRPTLSAVQAGKRVLLANKEALVMSGGLFMQALRDSGAVLLPIDSEHNAIFQCLPRDYARGMAEVGVRRILLTASGGPFRELPAAALASVTPEQACAHPNWSMGRKISVDSASMMNKGLELIEACWLFDARPDQVEVVVHPQSVIHSMVDYVDGSVLAQLGNPDMRTPIAHALAWPERMDSGVSALDLLRIGRLEFQAPDEQRFPCLRLARHAAEAGGTSPAMLNAANEVAVDAFLDRRIRFTEIAGIIGDVLDREASVPARCLEDVLTADRQARALAGSWLDRHGR; encoded by the coding sequence ATGGGGTGCAAGGTGACGCGACCGCTGCTCGTTACGGTGCTGGGCGCTACCGGCTCTATCGGACTCAGCACGCTCGATGTGGTGGCGCGCCATCCGGAGCGTTACCAGATCTTTGCCCTGACGGCATTCACACGGATGGCTGATTTGCACAAGCTGTGCTTGTTGCATCAGCCACGCTACGCGGTGGTGGCGGAGGAGGCGCAGGCGCGTGTCCTGCAGTCGGAACTGGCGCGCGATGGCGTGTCCACGCGGGTTTTGGTGGGTGAAGGCGGGCTGTGCGAGGTGGCGGCTCATCCGGAGACGGATGTGGTGATGGCTGCGATTGTTGGCGCCGCCGGCCTGCGTCCCACCCTGTCTGCCGTACAGGCTGGCAAGCGCGTCCTGCTTGCCAATAAGGAAGCGCTGGTGATGTCCGGCGGTCTGTTCATGCAGGCGCTGCGTGACAGTGGAGCGGTGCTGTTGCCTATCGACAGCGAGCACAACGCGATCTTTCAGTGCCTGCCGCGCGATTATGCGCGGGGTATGGCTGAGGTCGGTGTGCGACGGATTCTGCTAACCGCATCCGGCGGTCCTTTTCGCGAACTACCGGCAGCGGCTCTCGCCAGTGTCACGCCCGAGCAGGCATGTGCGCATCCGAACTGGTCCATGGGACGCAAGATATCGGTCGACTCCGCCAGTATGATGAATAAAGGGCTCGAACTGATCGAGGCGTGCTGGCTGTTCGATGCCCGCCCTGATCAAGTCGAAGTGGTAGTGCACCCGCAAAGCGTGATTCATTCGATGGTCGACTATGTCGACGGCTCGGTGCTCGCGCAGTTGGGTAATCCCGATATGCGTACGCCCATCGCCCATGCGCTGGCCTGGCCCGAGCGTATGGATTCTGGCGTATCCGCGCTCGATTTGCTGCGCATCGGTAGGCTCGAGTTTCAAGCTCCGGATGAACAGCGCTTTCCTTGTCTACGCCTCGCCCGACACGCCGCGGAGGCGGGCGGTACCAGTCCGGCGATGCTCAATGCGGCCAACGAAGTGGCTGTCGACGCGTTTCTCGATCGGCGAATTCGTTTCACTGAAATCGCGGGTATCATCGGTGATGTGCTGGATCGCGAGGCATCGGTTCCGGCTCGCTGCCTTGAGGACGTACTGACAGCAGATCGGCAGGCTCGGGCTCTCGCCGGATCCTGGCTCGATCGTCACGGGCGTTAG
- the rseP gene encoding RIP metalloprotease RseP, giving the protein MGTLYMIVGTLVALGVLVTFHEFGHFWVARRCGVKVLRFSVGFGKPLLCWSDRHGTEFVIAAIPLGGYVKMLDEREAELPEALLGGAFNRKSVRQRFAIVSAGPLANFLLALVFFWLLAMLGSEQVRPVIGAVEAGSLAEQAGLAADEEILAVNGKRVAGWGEVNLQLVRRLGESGQLDLTVRELGASQEQHRRIVLHEWLKGVEEPDPIGALGIRPWRPQVVPVIAQLDPEGPAQAAGVALGDRLLSLNDQSLGDWQQVIDRVGSLPGQPVRLIVEREGRQEEITLTLGVRGEGAAARGYLGAGVAAGEWPAEMLREVSFGPLEALAEGGRRTWAMSLLTLDSLKKMLLGELSVKNLSGPITIAKVAGASAQSGLGDFLNFLAYLSISLGVLNLLPIPVLDGGHLLFYLVEWVRGRPLSDRVQGWGMQIGITLVVGVMLLALVNDIGRL; this is encoded by the coding sequence ATGGGCACGCTTTACATGATTGTCGGCACTCTGGTCGCCCTGGGTGTGCTGGTTACGTTTCACGAGTTCGGGCATTTCTGGGTAGCGCGGCGCTGCGGCGTCAAGGTCCTGCGCTTTTCGGTCGGCTTCGGTAAGCCGCTACTGTGCTGGTCGGATCGTCACGGCACTGAGTTCGTGATTGCCGCGATTCCCTTGGGCGGCTACGTCAAGATGCTCGACGAGCGAGAGGCCGAGCTGCCGGAGGCATTGCTCGGTGGTGCGTTCAATCGCAAGTCCGTGCGTCAGCGCTTCGCTATCGTTTCGGCCGGACCTCTGGCCAATTTTCTACTCGCTCTGGTGTTCTTCTGGCTGCTGGCAATGCTCGGCAGTGAGCAGGTGAGGCCCGTCATCGGCGCGGTAGAGGCAGGCAGCCTTGCCGAACAGGCGGGGCTGGCGGCAGACGAGGAAATCCTGGCCGTCAATGGCAAGCGGGTGGCGGGCTGGGGAGAGGTCAATCTGCAGCTGGTTCGGCGTCTCGGTGAAAGCGGCCAGCTGGACCTGACGGTGCGCGAGCTGGGCGCTTCGCAGGAGCAGCACCGCCGGATTGTGCTGCATGAGTGGCTGAAGGGTGTCGAGGAGCCGGACCCGATCGGTGCGCTCGGTATTCGTCCGTGGCGTCCTCAGGTGGTCCCTGTAATCGCGCAGCTTGACCCCGAGGGGCCGGCACAAGCGGCCGGCGTCGCTCTTGGCGATCGTCTGCTGAGCCTGAATGACCAGTCGCTGGGAGACTGGCAGCAGGTTATCGACCGGGTCGGGAGCCTGCCAGGTCAACCGGTTCGCTTGATTGTTGAGCGGGAAGGCCGACAAGAGGAAATCACATTGACGCTCGGCGTCCGCGGCGAGGGGGCGGCTGCTCGGGGTTATCTCGGTGCGGGTGTCGCTGCGGGCGAGTGGCCCGCCGAGATGCTGCGCGAGGTTAGCTTCGGCCCGCTCGAGGCATTGGCCGAAGGGGGCAGGCGAACCTGGGCAATGAGCCTTCTGACGCTCGATTCGCTGAAGAAAATGCTGCTCGGAGAGCTGTCGGTAAAAAACTTGAGCGGCCCGATAACCATTGCTAAAGTGGCGGGCGCTTCTGCCCAGTCGGGTCTGGGGGATTTCCTGAATTTCCTCGCCTATTTGAGCATTAGTCTGGGGGTTCTCAATCTTCTGCCTATCCCGGTACTCGACGGGGGCCATCTGCTCTTCTATTTGGTCGAGTGGGTTCGAGGCCGGCCTTTGTCGGATCGAGTCCAGGGGTGGGGGATGCAGATCGGTATCACACTGGTCGTCGGAGTGATGCTGCTGGCGCTGGTCAACGATATCGGCCGTCTGTGA
- a CDS encoding phosphatidate cytidylyltransferase yields MLKQRIITAALLLPVAIVGFFYLDGIAFALFIGLVVTLAAWEWAHLAGFNAQPARVAYAVLVVLLLAMLYQLPALAPWLLVAAVLWWGAATALVIGYPRSRRFWGGAPGSLLIGLLILLPAWQALLILKQWPSGNWLIIAVMVLVWAADIGAYFSGKAFGRRKLAPAVSPGKSWEGLIGGLLASLAITLAIGLNRDWSARELVLALLGAALVVSVSVIGDLTESMFKRSAGIKDSSQLLPGHGGVMDRIDSLTAAIPLFAVLLWLAGWGAR; encoded by the coding sequence ATGCTGAAGCAGCGGATCATCACGGCGGCGCTATTGCTGCCCGTTGCCATCGTGGGTTTTTTCTATCTCGATGGCATCGCCTTCGCACTATTCATTGGGCTGGTCGTGACACTGGCCGCCTGGGAGTGGGCGCATCTCGCGGGTTTCAATGCACAGCCGGCACGCGTGGCTTACGCTGTTCTGGTCGTACTGCTGCTGGCGATGCTTTATCAGCTTCCAGCGCTGGCGCCCTGGTTGTTGGTTGCGGCGGTGCTCTGGTGGGGCGCGGCGACCGCGCTGGTGATCGGCTATCCGCGGAGCCGACGTTTCTGGGGTGGAGCGCCAGGCAGTCTGCTGATCGGTTTGCTGATTCTGCTGCCGGCCTGGCAGGCACTCCTGATACTCAAGCAATGGCCGTCCGGCAACTGGCTGATTATCGCGGTGATGGTTCTGGTCTGGGCGGCGGATATCGGTGCGTACTTTTCCGGCAAGGCATTCGGTCGGCGGAAGCTGGCGCCCGCGGTTAGTCCGGGTAAGAGCTGGGAAGGCCTCATCGGCGGCCTGCTGGCCAGTCTGGCCATCACGCTGGCAATCGGACTCAATCGTGACTGGAGCGCACGCGAGTTGGTGCTGGCCCTGCTTGGGGCGGCGTTGGTGGTGAGTGTTTCGGTGATTGGTGACCTGACCGAAAGCATGTTCAAGCGTAGCGCCGGAATCAAGGACAGCAGTCAGCTCCTGCCGGGCCATGGCGGGGTGATGGATCGCATCGATAGCCTCACCGCGGCCATTCCCCTGTTCGCAGTGCTGCTTTGGCTGGCAGGATGGGGTGCAAGGTGA
- the pyrH gene encoding UMP kinase, with product MAQQMSSRNPRYKRILLKLSGEALMGSEDFGIDPKVLDRMALEVGQLVGIGVEVGLVIGGGNLFRGAALSAAGMDRVTGDHMGMLATVMNALAMRDALERSNIPALVMSAISMVGVTDHYDRRKAMRHLKSGEVVIFSAGTGNPFFTTDSAACLRAIEIQADVVLKATKVDGVYTADPFKDPNAEKFAQLTYDDVLDRKLGVMDLTAICLCRDHNMPLRVFNMNKPGALLNIVLGGAEGTLIEESNE from the coding sequence ATGGCTCAGCAGATGAGTTCACGCAATCCTCGCTACAAGCGCATTTTGCTCAAACTGAGCGGCGAGGCCCTGATGGGGTCCGAAGACTTCGGCATCGATCCCAAGGTGCTGGATCGTATGGCGCTGGAAGTCGGCCAGCTGGTCGGCATCGGTGTGGAGGTCGGCCTGGTCATCGGTGGGGGCAACCTGTTCCGCGGTGCCGCGCTTTCCGCTGCGGGCATGGATCGCGTCACTGGCGACCACATGGGCATGCTGGCAACGGTTATGAACGCGCTGGCGATGCGTGATGCGCTGGAGCGTTCGAATATCCCGGCATTGGTGATGTCTGCGATTTCCATGGTTGGTGTGACCGATCATTACGACCGGCGCAAGGCGATGCGCCATCTCAAGTCTGGCGAGGTCGTGATTTTCTCGGCTGGCACCGGCAATCCGTTCTTTACCACCGATTCGGCAGCCTGCCTGCGCGCCATCGAGATCCAGGCGGATGTCGTGCTGAAGGCGACCAAGGTGGACGGCGTCTATACAGCCGATCCATTCAAGGATCCAAACGCCGAGAAATTTGCGCAATTGACCTATGATGACGTGCTTGACCGCAAGCTGGGTGTCATGGACCTCACAGCCATCTGCCTGTGCCGCGACCACAACATGCCGCTGCGCGTCTTCAATATGAACAAGCCTGGGGCCCTGCTGAACATTGTGCTCGGTGGCGCCGAAGGAACCCTGATCGAGGAATCGAACGAATGA
- the bamA gene encoding outer membrane protein assembly factor BamA: protein MKRLLLPAVISALMIAEVHAESFTISDIRVNGLQRVSAGSVFGALPLNVGDAADDGRLVEATRALFKTGFFQDIQLGREGNVLVVSVVERPSISAIEIEGNKAIKTEDLLAGLQQSGLAEGEIFQRATLEGVRNELQRQYVAQGRYSATIETEVVAQPRNRVALKIKINEGSVAAIKHINVVGNTVFPEEDLIDLFELKTTNWLSFFRNDDKYAREKLSGDLERLRSYYLDRGYINMDITSTQVSITPDKKDVYVTVNIAEGERYTVREVKLSGDLKVPQQEVEALLLAKEGQVFSRKVMTTTSELITRRLGNEGYTFANVNGVPQAHDEDNTVSITFVVDPGNRAYVNRVNFRGNTKTEDEVLRREMRQMEGGWASTYLIDQSKTRLERLGFFKEVNVETPQVPGTEDQIDVNYSVEEQPSGSIMASVGFAQNAGLILGGSISQNNFLGTGNRVSLGLTRSEYQSRYNFGFVDPYWTEDGVSLGYNAFYRTTDYDELDYDVSSYSVDSLGGGVNIGYPISETARLSFGLSVQQDDLDTGRYTVDEIYDFMDEEGDSFLNFKGSIGWSESTLNRGVLATRGHSQSLVFETTLPGSDLSFYKLDYNGQLFVPMSKDYTLRMHTRLGYGDAYGSTSRLPFYEHYYAGGFNSVRGFEDSSLGPRSTPSRAYDSSGNLLPEGSCDSSGRCTDDQDPLPFGGNVLVQGGLEVLFPMPFVKDQRSLRTSVFWDVGNVFDTNCPSGSEDCSDIDFGDMASSVGVGLTWITAMGPLSFSLAMPVMKPDDADTQVFQFSLGQTF from the coding sequence ATGAAACGTCTGCTGCTACCTGCGGTAATTTCCGCGTTGATGATCGCCGAAGTTCACGCTGAGTCCTTTACCATCTCCGATATCCGGGTCAACGGTTTGCAGCGGGTTTCCGCCGGTAGCGTATTCGGCGCGCTGCCGCTGAATGTAGGCGATGCCGCCGATGACGGACGCCTGGTCGAGGCCACCCGCGCGTTATTCAAGACTGGCTTCTTTCAAGACATCCAGCTCGGTCGCGAAGGTAACGTGCTGGTAGTCAGCGTGGTCGAGCGACCATCGATTTCGGCCATCGAAATCGAAGGCAACAAGGCAATCAAAACGGAGGACCTGCTAGCCGGACTGCAGCAGTCGGGTCTTGCCGAGGGCGAGATCTTCCAGCGCGCCACCCTCGAGGGAGTACGCAACGAGCTGCAGCGTCAGTACGTCGCGCAAGGCCGCTACTCGGCTACCATCGAAACCGAGGTGGTTGCGCAACCACGCAATCGCGTGGCCCTCAAGATCAAGATCAATGAAGGCTCGGTCGCCGCCATCAAGCACATCAACGTCGTAGGTAATACGGTTTTTCCTGAAGAGGACCTGATCGACCTGTTCGAGCTGAAGACCACCAACTGGTTGTCCTTCTTCCGCAACGATGACAAGTACGCCCGCGAAAAGCTCTCCGGCGACCTCGAACGGCTGCGCTCCTATTACCTGGATCGCGGCTACATCAACATGGATATCACTTCTACCCAGGTATCCATCACCCCCGACAAGAAGGATGTCTACGTCACGGTCAACATCGCCGAAGGCGAGCGTTATACCGTGCGAGAAGTCAAACTCAGCGGTGACCTCAAGGTGCCCCAGCAGGAGGTAGAGGCACTGCTGCTGGCCAAGGAAGGGCAGGTCTTCTCACGCAAGGTAATGACCACTACGTCCGAGCTGATCACTCGTCGTCTGGGCAACGAGGGCTACACGTTCGCCAACGTCAACGGCGTGCCGCAGGCACATGACGAAGACAATACCGTTTCGATCACCTTCGTGGTCGATCCGGGTAATCGTGCCTATGTCAATCGCGTCAACTTCCGAGGCAATACCAAGACCGAGGACGAAGTGCTGCGGCGTGAAATGCGCCAGATGGAGGGTGGCTGGGCCTCGACCTATCTGATCGATCAGTCCAAGACCCGTCTGGAGCGTCTTGGTTTCTTCAAGGAGGTTAACGTCGAGACTCCGCAGGTGCCGGGCACCGAGGACCAGATCGACGTCAACTACAGCGTCGAAGAACAGCCGTCCGGCTCGATCATGGCCAGTGTTGGTTTCGCTCAGAACGCCGGCCTGATCCTGGGTGGTTCGATCAGCCAAAACAACTTCCTGGGCACTGGTAACCGTGTGTCACTCGGTCTGACGCGCAGTGAATACCAGTCGCGCTACAACTTTGGTTTCGTCGATCCCTACTGGACCGAAGACGGTGTCAGCCTGGGCTATAATGCGTTTTATCGCACCACTGACTACGATGAGCTGGATTACGACGTTTCCAGCTATTCCGTCGATAGCTTGGGTGGCGGTGTGAATATCGGCTACCCGATCAGTGAAACGGCGCGCCTGTCGTTCGGTTTGTCGGTGCAGCAGGACGATCTGGACACCGGTCGTTACACGGTCGATGAAATCTACGACTTCATGGACGAAGAGGGCGATAGCTTCCTCAATTTCAAGGGTTCGATAGGCTGGTCGGAATCGACGCTCAATCGCGGCGTTCTCGCCACGCGCGGTCACTCGCAGAGCCTGGTCTTCGAAACGACGCTACCGGGCAGCGATCTGTCGTTCTACAAGCTCGACTACAACGGCCAGCTGTTCGTTCCGATGAGCAAGGATTACACGCTGCGCATGCACACCCGTCTGGGTTACGGTGACGCCTACGGCTCGACCTCGCGGCTGCCGTTCTATGAGCACTACTACGCAGGCGGTTTCAACTCCGTGCGCGGCTTCGAGGACAGCAGTCTTGGACCACGCAGTACGCCAAGCCGAGCGTATGATTCTTCTGGGAACCTGCTGCCGGAAGGCTCCTGTGACTCCTCGGGGCGCTGCACCGATGATCAGGATCCATTGCCCTTCGGCGGCAACGTGCTCGTCCAGGGCGGTCTGGAGGTGCTGTTCCCGATGCCGTTCGTCAAGGATCAGCGCTCGCTTCGCACTTCCGTGTTCTGGGACGTCGGTAACGTCTTCGATACCAACTGTCCTTCTGGCTCGGAAGATTGCAGCGACATCGACTTCGGCGATATGGCCAGCTCGGTGGGCGTCGGTCTGACCTGGATCACGGCGATGGGGCCGCTGAGCTTCAGCCTGGCGATGCCGGTGATGAAGCCGGACGATGCCGATACCCAAGTCTTCCAGTTCTCGCTTGGGCAAACATTCTAA
- the tsf gene encoding translation elongation factor Ts, with translation MAEITAAMVKELRERTGQGMMECKKALVAAGGDIEKAIDDMRASGAIKAAKKSGNIAAEGAIAVRVEGGRGLIIEVNSQTDFLALQDDFKAFVKDSLDEAFEQKLTEAAPLIASRESAREALVAKCGENVNIRRLTAVEGEVVGAYLHGHRIGVLVTLKGGDAELAKDIAMHVAASNPAVLSPADVSEELIAKEKEIFLQLNADKIAGKPENIVENMIKGRINKFLAEASLVEQPFVKDPEVKVGDLAKKAGAQIVSFVRYEVGEGIEKAEVDFAAEVAAQVAASKQ, from the coding sequence ATGGCAGAAATCACTGCGGCGATGGTCAAAGAACTGCGCGAGCGCACCGGCCAGGGCATGATGGAATGCAAGAAGGCGCTGGTCGCTGCTGGCGGTGACATCGAGAAGGCCATCGACGACATGCGCGCTTCCGGCGCCATCAAGGCGGCCAAGAAGTCCGGCAACATCGCGGCCGAAGGCGCCATCGCTGTTCGCGTTGAAGGCGGTCGTGGCCTGATCATCGAAGTCAACTCGCAGACCGACTTCCTGGCCCTGCAGGACGACTTCAAAGCGTTCGTCAAGGACAGCCTGGACGAAGCTTTCGAGCAGAAGCTGACTGAAGCCGCTCCGCTGATCGCTTCGCGCGAATCCGCTCGCGAGGCGCTGGTTGCCAAGTGTGGCGAGAACGTCAACATTCGTCGTCTGACTGCGGTCGAAGGCGAAGTGGTGGGAGCTTACCTGCACGGCCATCGTATCGGTGTGCTGGTCACTCTGAAGGGCGGCGACGCTGAGTTGGCCAAGGACATCGCCATGCATGTGGCGGCCAGCAATCCGGCTGTTCTGAGCCCGGCGGACGTTTCCGAGGAGCTGATCGCCAAGGAGAAGGAAATCTTCCTGCAGCTCAACGCCGATAAGATCGCCGGCAAGCCGGAGAACATCGTCGAGAACATGATCAAGGGCCGTATCAACAAGTTCCTGGCTGAAGCCAGCCTGGTTGAGCAGCCTTTCGTCAAGGATCCGGAAGTCAAGGTCGGCGATCTGGCCAAGAAAGCCGGCGCACAGATCGTTTCCTTCGTTCGCTACGAAGTGGGTGAAGGCATCGAGAAGGCTGAAGTCGACTTCGCTGCGGAAGTGGCCGCTCAGGTCGCAGCCAGCAAGCAGTAA
- a CDS encoding OmpH family outer membrane protein, with translation MRKLTQLFLVVAALVATPAFAEMKIAVMNYQMALLESDAAKRYAVDAEKKFGPQLNKLKTLESDAKRIQDRLVKDGDKMQQAERERLELEFKQKARDFQFQSKELNEAKAVADRDMLKQLKPKLDQAVEEVIKKGNYDLVFERGAVVDVKPQFDITRQVIERMNQLR, from the coding sequence GTGCGTAAGTTGACTCAGTTGTTCCTCGTCGTCGCGGCTCTGGTTGCGACTCCGGCCTTCGCCGAGATGAAGATCGCGGTGATGAACTATCAGATGGCTTTGCTCGAATCCGATGCGGCCAAGCGTTACGCAGTGGATGCCGAGAAGAAGTTTGGCCCCCAGCTGAACAAGCTCAAGACCTTGGAGAGCGATGCCAAACGCATCCAGGATCGTCTGGTCAAGGATGGCGACAAGATGCAGCAGGCGGAGCGCGAGCGTCTGGAGCTGGAGTTCAAGCAGAAGGCTCGCGACTTCCAGTTCCAGTCGAAGGAGCTGAACGAGGCCAAGGCGGTTGCTGATCGGGACATGCTCAAGCAGCTCAAGCCGAAGCTTGATCAGGCCGTGGAAGAGGTCATCAAGAAGGGTAATTACGATCTGGTGTTCGAGCGTGGCGCGGTGGTCGATGTCAAACCCCAGTTCGACATCACCCGCCAGGTCATCGAGCGTATGAACCAGCTGCGCTGA
- the uppS gene encoding polyprenyl diphosphate synthase translates to MEKVRQIAGRNIPRHVAIIMDGNNRWAKRRLLPGVAGHKAGVDAVRAVIEVCAESGVEVLTLFAFSSENWQRPADEVGALMELFLRALRREARKLNDNGIRLRIIGDRSRFHPELQAAMLEAEAITAHNHRFILQVAANYGGQWDILQATRHLAAEAQAGRLNPDEITPALFQGYLATGDLPPPDLCIRTGGERRISNFLLWQLAYAELYFSDLFWPDFKHQAMRRALVDFASRQRRFGKTGEQVENEVRAEC, encoded by the coding sequence ATGGAAAAGGTCAGGCAGATCGCTGGGCGGAATATTCCCCGTCACGTGGCGATCATCATGGATGGCAATAACCGCTGGGCAAAGAGGCGCTTGTTGCCGGGTGTGGCTGGGCACAAGGCGGGTGTCGACGCGGTGCGCGCGGTCATCGAGGTGTGTGCCGAGTCCGGCGTGGAGGTGCTGACCCTGTTCGCTTTCTCCAGCGAGAACTGGCAGCGTCCCGCCGACGAGGTCGGTGCGCTGATGGAGCTGTTTCTCAGAGCGCTGCGCCGAGAAGCGCGCAAGCTGAACGACAATGGTATCCGCCTGCGGATTATCGGCGACCGCTCGCGATTCCACCCCGAATTGCAGGCGGCGATGCTCGAGGCCGAAGCGATTACCGCGCACAACCATCGTTTCATCCTGCAGGTCGCGGCCAACTATGGCGGGCAATGGGACATTCTCCAGGCCACGCGTCATCTGGCGGCCGAGGCTCAGGCCGGTCGCTTGAATCCGGATGAGATTACGCCTGCGCTGTTTCAGGGCTACCTCGCCACGGGCGATCTGCCGCCACCTGACTTGTGCATCCGCACCGGCGGCGAGCGACGCATCAGTAATTTCCTGCTGTGGCAGCTGGCTTACGCGGAGCTCTATTTCTCCGATCTGTTCTGGCCTGACTTCAAGCATCAGGCGATGCGTCGCGCCCTGGTCGATTTCGCCTCGCGTCAACGCCGTTTCGGCAAGACCGGCGAACAAGTAGAAAACGAGGTTAGAGCCGAATGCTGA
- the frr gene encoding ribosome recycling factor, with the protein MINEIKQDAQERMKKTLESLDNAFSKIRTGRAHPSILDSVMVSYYGADTPLRQVANVIAEDSRTLALTVFDKSMIQAVEKAIMTSDLGLNPATAGTTIRVPMPALTEETRKGFTKQARAEAENARVAVRNIRRDALAQLKELVKEKEISEDDERRGQDDVQKLTDKFVAEIDKALESKEADLMAV; encoded by the coding sequence ATGATCAACGAGATCAAGCAAGACGCGCAGGAGCGCATGAAGAAGACTCTGGAATCGCTGGATAACGCGTTTTCCAAGATTCGTACCGGCCGAGCGCACCCAAGCATTCTCGACAGTGTCATGGTGTCCTACTACGGCGCCGATACGCCGCTGCGCCAGGTTGCCAACGTGATCGCCGAGGATTCGCGTACGCTTGCTCTGACCGTGTTCGACAAGAGCATGATCCAGGCGGTCGAGAAGGCGATCATGACCTCCGATCTCGGGCTTAACCCGGCAACCGCTGGTACCACCATTCGCGTACCGATGCCGGCGCTTACCGAAGAGACCCGCAAGGGCTTCACTAAGCAGGCTCGCGCCGAAGCGGAGAATGCCCGCGTCGCCGTGCGCAACATTCGCCGGGATGCTCTGGCGCAGCTCAAGGAGCTGGTGAAAGAGAAGGAAATCAGCGAAGACGACGAGCGCCGCGGGCAGGATGATGTCCAGAAGCTCACCGACAAGTTCGTTGCAGAGATCGACAAGGCGCTGGAAAGCAAGGAAGCCGATCTGATGGCGGTCTAA